One Mycolicibacterium pulveris genomic region harbors:
- a CDS encoding DUF2834 domain-containing protein yields MTASDIRAGMPTSSKVLCGVYAAIAVAALIATWSQNLAYSGHGADLLRVFWEDTKANPASRSITADIALFLLAAAVLMVAEARKHGVKYVWAYIVGGFLIAISVTFPLFLIAREVRLSRTEANRLSTPDTVGLVALAVAVAAFTIWVDVL; encoded by the coding sequence ATGACCGCCAGCGATATCCGGGCCGGTATGCCCACGTCCAGCAAGGTGCTTTGCGGTGTTTACGCCGCCATTGCCGTCGCCGCCCTGATAGCGACCTGGAGCCAGAACCTGGCCTACTCCGGCCACGGTGCCGACCTGCTGCGGGTGTTCTGGGAGGACACCAAGGCCAACCCGGCGTCGCGGTCGATCACCGCCGACATCGCGCTGTTCCTGCTCGCCGCCGCGGTCCTCATGGTGGCCGAGGCCCGCAAGCACGGCGTGAAGTACGTGTGGGCCTACATCGTCGGCGGATTCCTGATCGCGATCAGCGTGACGTTTCCGTTGTTCCTCATCGCCCGCGAGGTCCGGCTGAGCCGCACGGAGGCCAACCGGTTGTCGACGCCGGACACCGTCGGGCTGGTCGCGCTGGCGGTGGCGGTGGCCGCGTTCACGATCTGGGTGGACGTGCTCTGA
- a CDS encoding putative quinol monooxygenase, translating to MPIVVVATMTAKPESVDTVRDACKKAVEAVHQEPGCELYALHEADGTFVFVEQWADADALQAHSAAPAVATLFGTVGEHLDGAPDIKMLQPVVAGDPTKGQLRS from the coding sequence ATGCCGATCGTCGTCGTCGCAACCATGACCGCCAAGCCGGAGTCCGTGGACACCGTGCGCGATGCCTGCAAGAAGGCCGTCGAGGCGGTGCATCAGGAACCCGGCTGCGAGCTCTACGCGTTGCACGAGGCCGACGGGACGTTCGTGTTCGTCGAACAGTGGGCCGATGCCGACGCGCTGCAGGCCCACAGCGCCGCGCCCGCCGTCGCGACACTGTTCGGCACGGTCGGCGAGCATCTGGACGGGGCACCCGACATCAAGATGCTGCAACCCGTCGTCGCAGGAGATCCCACCAAGGGGCAGCTGCGCAGCTGA
- a CDS encoding mycofactocin-coupled SDR family oxidoreductase, with translation MGSLDGKVAFITGAARGQGRAEAVKLASEGAHIIAVDICAQIGSVPYPLATADDLALTVKLVEDTGARIVARQADVRDQAGLASALQSGVDELGRLDIVVANAGIAPMQSGADGWRDVIDVNLTGVHHTVEVAIPTLVEQGEGGSIVLTSSVAGLIGVGSDDPGAIGYVAAKHGIVGLMRIYANLLAQHSIRVNSVHPAGVDTPMINNEATRQWLGSIAEKTPQEMGNALPVQVLQAEDIANAVAWLVSDSARYVTGVALPVDAGSVNKR, from the coding sequence ATGGGCTCCCTCGACGGCAAGGTCGCCTTCATCACGGGCGCGGCTCGCGGGCAGGGCCGCGCGGAGGCGGTCAAGCTGGCGTCCGAAGGCGCCCACATCATCGCGGTCGACATCTGCGCGCAGATCGGCTCGGTGCCCTATCCCCTTGCCACAGCTGACGATCTCGCGCTGACCGTCAAGCTCGTCGAGGACACCGGCGCGCGAATCGTGGCGCGCCAGGCCGACGTTCGCGATCAGGCCGGGTTGGCCTCAGCGCTGCAGTCCGGGGTCGACGAGCTCGGGCGACTCGACATCGTGGTCGCCAACGCCGGCATCGCACCCATGCAGTCCGGCGCCGACGGCTGGCGCGACGTCATCGACGTCAACCTCACCGGGGTGCACCACACCGTCGAGGTCGCGATCCCGACGCTGGTGGAGCAGGGCGAGGGCGGGTCGATCGTGCTCACCAGTTCGGTGGCCGGGCTGATCGGCGTCGGCAGCGACGATCCCGGCGCGATCGGGTACGTGGCGGCCAAGCACGGCATCGTCGGGTTGATGCGGATCTACGCGAATCTGCTTGCCCAACACAGCATCCGGGTCAACTCGGTGCATCCGGCCGGCGTGGACACCCCGATGATCAACAACGAGGCCACGCGGCAGTGGTTGGGCAGCATCGCCGAGAAGACGCCGCAGGAGATGGGTAACGCGTTGCCGGTGCAGGTGCTGCAGGCCGAGGACATCGCCAACGCGGTGGCGTGGCTGGTTTCCGATTCGGCGCGTTATGTGACCGGGGTGGCGCTGCCGGTGGATGCCGGCTCGGTCAACAAGCGCTGA